The nucleotide window ACCAGTCGTTGACCATCACGAGCCCGAGGATGTGGTCCTCCGCCTTGCTGACGATGATCCGCTTGCCGATATCGTTGCCCAGGCTGACGTAAAACCCCATCTCCAGCTCGAAGTCGAGCCCTTTGGACGGGCCGAAGCCGGGGGCGTCTGCGCCGGGGGGCTGAGTGATGCCCTTCGGTCTCGTGATCCCTCTTCCGCTGGCGACGACGCTAGACGCGCGGCCGTTGTAGCCGACCGGAAGGTGCCGGTAGTTCGGGAGCAGAGGCTCCTGGTCGGGGCGGAACATGCTGCCGACGTTCCTGGCGTGGTGGATGCCGCTGTAGAAGTCGATGAACGCCGGTGGCGGAATCGGGACTTGTAGATTTGCCTTATCGAGCGGGATCATCGCGTGCTCGCGGAGCCGCTTGCTGTCGCGCAGTTCGCCGTTCTCCCTTTCCAGAAGATGGAAAACAGCCTTGCGAAGCTCGCGGATCGAGTCGCCGTCGAGGTTGATGAAGCTGTCGAGAACCGGGAAGTCCTCTTCGCTGATGAGCCCCTTCTGCATCACGGACTGCAGGTCGAGCGCGTACCCGCCGATGGCGACCACGAGGCATTCGTCGCGGCCCTTCGGCCTGGCTACGCCGAACGGAAGGTTCTGGATCGGAAAGTGGTTCTGCGGGCTGTACTCGACCCAGCTTCCGGCGTCTGCGGGGATCACGAATTTATCCATCTTAGATCAGTCCTAGTTTCTTCAACCCTTCGATCGGTTCTTCGTACGTGCATGAGCCGTAGCCCCCGAAATAGAGCCACCATTCGTCGATATCCTTCAAGCTGAGAGATCCGGCGGGGCTCTCCACCGCTTGGTCAGTGAATCTGAACTGGATTCCGTCCTCGATCTCCAATATCTGCCTCACCTCAGCGGGCGTCGCATGCTGGATCATCGCGAGCGCGGAGGCGACGAAGACGTTGATGAATC belongs to Armatimonadota bacterium and includes:
- the fahA gene encoding fumarylacetoacetase; this encodes MDKFVIPADAGSWVEYSPQNHFPIQNLPFGVARPKGRDECLVVAIGGYALDLQSVMQKGLISEEDFPVLDSFINLDGDSIRELRKAVFHLLERENGELRDSKRLREHAMIPLDKANLQVPIPPPAFIDFYSGIHHARNVGSMFRPDQEPLLPNYRHLPVGYNGRASSVVASGRGITRPKGITQPPGADAPGFGPSKGLDFELEMGFYVSLGNDIGKRIIVSKAEDHILGLVMVNDWSARDVQRYEYVPLGPFLSKSFATSVSPWIVTLDALEPFRIAGMQQEPDPLPHLRQGGLKHFDVELEVTIQSEKMTKPQTVCRSNMKYLYWSIAQQLAHQTCNGTPVEFGDLYGSGTISGTEKGTFGSMLELTWKGDNPLLLEETKEERKFLQDGDTVTFTGWAQGDGYRVGFGEVSGKILPARN